The following proteins are encoded in a genomic region of Bacteroidia bacterium:
- a CDS encoding DMT family protein, protein MDARLKTILLLFLSNIFMTLAWYGHLHRLKDKSLWIVILISWGIAFFEYCLQVPANRIGAGKFSLVELKTIQEVLSLIVFAIYTILIVREDFKWNYLVGFVFLVLAVFFIFKKWD, encoded by the coding sequence ATGGATGCTCGTTTAAAAACCATACTACTCCTATTCCTTTCCAATATCTTTATGACCCTGGCCTGGTATGGCCATTTGCACCGATTGAAAGATAAATCCCTTTGGATAGTTATTCTTATTAGCTGGGGAATTGCTTTTTTTGAATACTGCTTACAAGTGCCGGCCAACCGAATAGGTGCCGGGAAATTCAGTTTGGTAGAACTTAAAACCATTCAGGAAGTACTTTCCCTCATCGTTTTTGCCATCTATACCATTTTAATTGTGCGCGAGGATTTTAAATGGAATTACTTAGTTGGGTTTGTTTTTCTCGTTTTAGCCGTGTTTTTTATCTTCAAAAAATGGGATTAA
- a CDS encoding proline iminopeptidase-family hydrolase has protein sequence MSNRRQFLQQAALGTAAFSTLPYLSGFAKPSSSPSADIKTGGVRMITLDNGYRVWTKKIGKGKLKMLTLHGGPGCTHEYFECFEDFLPQQGIEFYYYDQLGSEYSDKPTDTKLWHIDRFTEEVEQVRKALNLDQFVLYGQSWGGMLGIEYALKYQQHLQGLIISNMTASIPSYLKYINELRSKFGPETEALLQKYEKADDYNNPEYQKILIEKLYNAHICRVVPWPEPVDRMFRHMATPVYNTIQGNNEFVVTGNFGNWDRWNDLSKIKVPTYLTVGKFDTMREDDIRKMASLIPNSSFYLTENGSHLSMWDDQESYFKGLLNFLSRFK, from the coding sequence ATGAGCAATCGACGCCAATTTCTTCAACAAGCAGCCTTGGGTACAGCTGCATTTTCCACTTTGCCTTATTTGTCTGGCTTTGCAAAGCCTTCTTCATCACCTTCTGCCGATATTAAAACCGGTGGAGTCCGCATGATTACCCTCGACAACGGATACCGTGTCTGGACCAAGAAGATAGGAAAAGGAAAGTTGAAAATGCTTACCCTGCACGGAGGACCCGGTTGTACACACGAATATTTTGAATGTTTTGAAGACTTTCTGCCTCAGCAAGGAATTGAGTTTTATTACTATGACCAATTAGGCTCCGAATATTCCGATAAACCTACCGATACCAAACTTTGGCACATCGACCGGTTTACTGAAGAGGTTGAACAAGTGCGAAAAGCCTTGAACTTGGATCAATTTGTACTATATGGACAAAGCTGGGGCGGTATGTTGGGTATCGAGTATGCCTTAAAATACCAACAACACCTGCAAGGCCTGATTATTTCTAATATGACCGCCAGTATCCCTTCTTATCTCAAGTATATTAACGAGTTGCGATCCAAATTTGGCCCTGAAACCGAAGCCTTGCTGCAGAAATATGAAAAGGCCGATGACTACAACAATCCCGAGTATCAAAAAATCCTCATCGAAAAACTATACAATGCGCATATCTGTCGGGTGGTTCCCTGGCCCGAGCCGGTAGATCGTATGTTTCGTCACATGGCAACCCCGGTTTACAATACCATTCAAGGAAATAATGAGTTTGTAGTTACCGGCAATTTCGGTAACTGGGACCGTTGGAATGACTTAAGTAAAATAAAGGTCCCAACTTACCTCACGGTTGGTAAGTTTGATACTATGCGTGAGGATGATATTCGTAAAATGGCATCCCTGATTCCTAACTCCAGTTTTTACCTCACTGAAAATGGAAGTCATTTAAGTATGTGGGACGATCAGGAAAGTTATTTTAAAGGATTACTCAACTTTCTTTCCCGATTTAAGTAG
- a CDS encoding RecX family transcriptional regulator, which translates to MESYQTLLAKAAKYCAEQERCKSEVQKKLAFWKATKEESIQVIAELEKQKFIDEKRFVSAYCIGKFRQLGWGKIKIRAALKQLGIPSTLIGAGLQEIPDKEYRAMLQKAAEKKNLASLDSDDFNARVKLFRHLLSKGFEPELIKNILNLD; encoded by the coding sequence ATGGAATCTTACCAAACCTTGCTGGCAAAAGCGGCTAAATACTGTGCCGAACAAGAACGCTGTAAGTCGGAAGTACAAAAGAAACTGGCTTTTTGGAAAGCTACCAAAGAAGAAAGCATTCAGGTAATTGCCGAATTGGAAAAGCAAAAGTTCATCGACGAAAAACGCTTTGTTTCTGCCTATTGTATTGGAAAGTTCAGACAATTGGGCTGGGGGAAAATAAAAATCAGAGCAGCACTCAAACAATTGGGTATTCCTTCAACCCTAATTGGTGCCGGCCTGCAGGAAATCCCCGATAAAGAATACAGGGCCATGTTGCAAAAAGCGGCAGAGAAGAAAAACCTGGCTTCCCTGGACTCCGACGATTTTAATGCGCGTGTTAAGCTTTTTCGCCACCTGCTTTCCAAAGGTTTTGAACCCGAATTAATAAAAAATATCCTAAACCTCGACTAA
- a CDS encoding FGGY-family carbohydrate kinase, with translation MSSLHILTIDLGTSGPKVALFDEKANCIDHVFQEVPLLLSDGGGAEQRPSDWTEAIEKCYFALIQKTGISPASIQAINCTSQWSGTVAVGKDGKPLMNSIIWMDSRGADDVMKRVSGPINIEGYGADKILKLVNLTGGAPAKSGKDPVGHILYMKRVFPELYAKTYKFLEPKDYLNLWLSGIYASSFDCITLHWCTDNRNINQVSYHKGLLKMLDLDREKLPDLVPANSILGTISVELASKWGLSPETKIISGTPDVHSAAVGSGAVKDYEPHIYIGTSSWLVCHLPHKKTDIFHNMTTIPSAIPGRYMVANEQETSGACLNFLKNNLFYNQDELSQEPAPADFYKRLDEMVASTAPGSDQLLFLPWMYGERSPVEDHHVRGGFYNLGLNHRRPQMVRAVYEGIALNTRWLLMYVEKMVGKQFDAINFIGGGARSDVWSQILADVYNRPIRQMDDPIMSNSRGAALLALQAIGKMKFDEFGNNVKVKNTYHPRKEFTRMYDERFKIFLKIYDKNKGIFKLLNH, from the coding sequence ATGTCATCACTTCATATCCTTACCATCGACCTAGGTACTTCCGGACCCAAAGTGGCCCTTTTCGACGAGAAAGCCAACTGCATCGACCATGTTTTTCAGGAGGTTCCTTTGCTGTTGAGCGATGGGGGAGGAGCGGAACAACGTCCGTCGGACTGGACCGAAGCCATCGAGAAGTGCTATTTTGCACTGATTCAAAAAACCGGAATTTCTCCTGCTTCCATTCAGGCCATCAACTGCACCAGTCAGTGGAGCGGTACCGTAGCTGTGGGGAAAGATGGCAAACCGCTTATGAATAGCATAATCTGGATGGATAGCCGGGGCGCTGATGATGTGATGAAAAGGGTGAGCGGTCCCATCAATATTGAAGGTTACGGTGCCGATAAGATTCTGAAATTAGTAAACCTGACCGGAGGTGCACCGGCCAAAAGCGGTAAGGATCCGGTTGGTCACATTTTGTATATGAAACGGGTTTTTCCTGAACTATATGCCAAAACCTATAAATTTCTTGAACCTAAAGATTATCTAAACCTCTGGCTTTCAGGCATTTATGCTTCTTCTTTCGATTGTATAACCTTGCATTGGTGCACCGATAACCGAAACATCAACCAGGTTAGTTATCACAAAGGTTTGCTTAAAATGCTGGACCTCGACCGCGAAAAGTTGCCCGATTTGGTGCCGGCAAATAGTATTTTGGGAACAATTTCTGTTGAATTGGCTTCAAAATGGGGCTTATCTCCCGAAACCAAAATTATTAGCGGTACACCCGATGTGCACTCGGCAGCAGTTGGTTCCGGTGCCGTAAAAGATTATGAACCACATATTTACATTGGAACTTCCAGTTGGTTGGTTTGTCACCTACCTCACAAGAAAACCGATATCTTTCACAACATGACTACCATTCCTTCGGCTATTCCAGGCCGTTATATGGTGGCCAATGAACAAGAAACCAGCGGTGCCTGCCTGAATTTTTTGAAAAATAACCTGTTTTATAACCAGGACGAATTAAGCCAAGAACCGGCTCCTGCCGATTTTTACAAGCGCCTCGACGAAATGGTTGCAAGTACGGCACCGGGAAGCGACCAACTTCTCTTTTTACCCTGGATGTACGGCGAACGATCTCCTGTGGAGGATCACCACGTGAGGGGTGGATTTTACAATTTAGGTCTGAATCACCGCCGTCCGCAAATGGTTCGTGCGGTGTATGAAGGCATTGCGCTTAATACTCGCTGGTTGCTGATGTACGTTGAAAAAATGGTGGGTAAGCAGTTCGATGCCATAAATTTTATCGGAGGTGGAGCCAGAAGCGATGTTTGGAGTCAAATTTTGGCCGATGTGTATAACCGCCCCATCCGTCAAATGGATGATCCCATTATGAGCAACAGCCGTGGAGCCGCTTTGTTGGCATTACAAGCGATTGGAAAGATGAAATTCGACGAGTTTGGCAACAACGTGAAGGTGAAAAACACCTACCATCCACGCAAGGAATTTACCAGAATGTATGATGAACGGTTTAAGATTTTCCTCAAAATTTACGATAAAAACAAAGGGATTTTTAAGCTTTTGAATCATTGA
- a CDS encoding sigma-54 dependent transcriptional regulator, with the protein MNEPKNSIQVAKILMIDDDEDVLLAARILLKNYFTNVVTEKNPEKLMNLLSQDKFDVILLDMNYRSRINSGNEGLYWLRSILEKDKDAIVILITAFGDIELAVRAIKDGATDFVLKPWHNEKLVATIHSAMELSKSRKEVIDLKKKNQNLAELSGNIPEFIGVSPAMKKIFATIEKVAPTDANVLILGENGTGKELVAKALHRQSKRGKEAFVSVDLGSLSETLFESELFGHVKGSFTDAREDRAGRFEVANKGSLFLDEIGNLSLPMQAKLLTALQTRQVTRIGSNKSAGIDIRLICATNMKLYDMVDDSQFRQDLLYRINTVEITIPPLRERPEDIEPLARHYFGLYTRKYLKTEMQLSKEAIQKLKFYSWPGNVRELQHSMERAVILAEGQVLRDEDFMLATQSKKALEMMPMTLNLEDTERRLIKQAIDKHHGNISRAAGELGLTRAALYRRMEKFGL; encoded by the coding sequence ATGAACGAACCAAAGAATTCCATTCAAGTGGCAAAAATTTTAATGATCGACGATGACGAGGATGTGTTATTGGCAGCCCGTATCTTGTTAAAAAACTATTTTACCAATGTAGTTACCGAGAAGAATCCGGAGAAACTGATGAATTTATTGAGTCAGGACAAGTTTGATGTGATTTTGCTCGACATGAATTACCGAAGCCGGATTAATTCAGGCAACGAAGGATTGTATTGGTTAAGAAGCATTTTGGAAAAAGACAAAGATGCCATTGTGATATTAATAACAGCCTTTGGCGACATTGAATTGGCAGTTCGGGCAATTAAAGATGGTGCTACCGATTTTGTGCTTAAGCCTTGGCACAATGAAAAACTGGTTGCAACTATTCATTCGGCAATGGAACTTAGTAAAAGCCGAAAGGAAGTCATTGATTTAAAGAAAAAGAACCAAAATTTGGCTGAGCTAAGCGGAAATATTCCGGAATTCATTGGTGTTTCACCGGCAATGAAAAAAATCTTTGCCACCATAGAAAAAGTAGCCCCTACCGATGCCAACGTATTAATTTTGGGCGAAAATGGAACCGGTAAAGAGCTTGTTGCCAAAGCATTACACAGACAAAGCAAGCGAGGGAAAGAGGCCTTTGTTTCGGTTGATTTAGGCTCTTTGAGTGAAACCCTGTTCGAAAGCGAACTGTTTGGTCACGTAAAAGGCTCGTTCACCGATGCCAGAGAAGATAGGGCAGGTCGGTTTGAAGTTGCCAACAAAGGCAGCTTATTTTTGGATGAAATTGGGAATTTAAGCCTTCCCATGCAAGCCAAACTTCTAACGGCTCTTCAAACCAGGCAGGTAACCCGAATCGGCTCCAACAAAAGTGCAGGGATAGATATTCGCCTGATATGTGCTACCAACATGAAATTATACGACATGGTGGACGACAGCCAGTTTCGCCAAGATTTATTGTACCGAATCAATACCGTTGAAATTACCATTCCCCCTTTGCGCGAGCGACCCGAAGACATTGAACCATTGGCCAGGCATTACTTTGGTTTATATACGCGCAAATACTTAAAAACGGAGATGCAGCTAAGCAAAGAAGCTATTCAGAAGCTCAAATTTTATTCCTGGCCGGGTAATGTACGCGAGTTGCAGCATAGTATGGAAAGGGCTGTTATTCTAGCCGAGGGCCAAGTACTTCGGGATGAAGATTTTATGTTGGCTACTCAATCCAAAAAAGCCTTGGAAATGATGCCCATGACCCTAAATTTGGAGGATACTGAAAGGAGACTTATCAAGCAAGCTATCGACAAACATCATGGAAATATCAGTCGTGCGGCCGGAGAACTAGGTTTGACCCGTGCGGCCTTGTATCGTCGAATGGAAAAATTCGGTTTATAG